One genomic segment of Mycolicibacterium gilvum includes these proteins:
- a CDS encoding NAD-dependent epimerase/dehydratase family protein yields MGASGFLGSHVTRQLVARGDDVRVLLRRTSSTRGIDDLDVERHYGDIVDDGAVRSAMADRDVVFYCVVDTRAMLADPAPLFSTNVDGLRRVLDHAVDADLDRFVFLSTICTIAVSPDGTPVTEADPFTLADRCGAYVRTRLAAEDLVLDAVEGRGLPGVVMCVSNTYGPGDWQPTPHGEVVARAAAGRMRFYARGAAAEVVGIEDAAAALLLAAEHGRPGERYIVSESYMSLREILCTAAQETGARPPSVAVPMAMLYAGAYAGSALKAMLPKKVTPYLDVVRLLDLTSPADHTKAERELGWHPSPTSEAIRRAARFYVSAGVPATR; encoded by the coding sequence ATGGGAGCCAGTGGTTTTCTCGGATCCCACGTCACCCGCCAACTCGTCGCACGCGGCGACGACGTACGCGTGCTGCTGCGCCGCACCAGCTCCACCCGCGGAATCGACGATCTCGACGTCGAACGGCACTACGGCGACATCGTCGATGACGGCGCCGTCCGCTCGGCGATGGCCGACAGGGACGTGGTGTTCTACTGCGTCGTCGACACCCGGGCGATGCTCGCCGACCCGGCGCCGCTGTTCTCCACCAATGTCGACGGTCTGCGCCGGGTTCTCGACCACGCCGTGGACGCGGACCTGGACAGGTTCGTGTTCCTGAGCACGATCTGCACGATCGCGGTCAGCCCGGACGGCACACCCGTGACCGAAGCCGATCCGTTCACCCTGGCCGATCGGTGCGGCGCCTACGTCCGGACCCGCCTGGCCGCCGAGGATCTGGTCCTCGACGCCGTCGAGGGTCGAGGGCTGCCCGGGGTCGTCATGTGCGTGTCCAACACCTACGGCCCGGGTGACTGGCAGCCGACGCCGCACGGCGAGGTCGTCGCCCGTGCCGCCGCGGGGCGCATGCGCTTCTATGCCCGGGGTGCGGCCGCCGAGGTCGTCGGCATCGAGGACGCCGCGGCCGCGCTGCTGCTGGCGGCCGAACACGGCAGGCCGGGGGAGCGCTACATCGTCTCCGAGAGCTACATGAGCCTGCGTGAGATCCTGTGCACCGCTGCGCAGGAGACGGGGGCGCGTCCGCCGTCGGTCGCCGTGCCGATGGCGATGCTCTACGCCGGCGCCTACGCGGGCAGCGCGCTGAAGGCGATGCTGCCGAAGAAGGTCACGCCCTATCTGGACGTGGTGCGCCTACTCGACCTGACCTCGCCGGCCGATCACACGAAGGCAGAACGTGAACTGGGCTGGCATCCGTCTCCGACGTCTGAGGCGATCCGCCGAGCGGCACGGTTCTACGTCAGCGCCGGCGTGCCAGCGACCCGATGA
- the gluQRS gene encoding tRNA glutamyl-Q(34) synthetase GluQRS — MTRSPGAGRFAPSPSADLHIGNLRTAVLAWLFARSTGRRFLMRVEDLDDRTHTDIADHQLADLAALGVTWDGDATRQTEHPERYDAVVDTLAGRGLLFECFCTRRDIAQAPRAPHAPEGAYPGTCRDLSDADRERRRHETGRPPALRLRSDTTSHTVHDVLHGDYTGLVDDFVVRRGDGVPAYNLAVVVDDAASGVDQVVRGDDLLSSSPRQAYLARLLGHPEPVYAHVPLVLNADGARLAKRDGAVTLAEIGLSKALAQIADSLGYTARSVGDMLDEFDPRRLPREPWVYQPG; from the coding sequence ATGACCCGCTCCCCCGGCGCCGGCAGGTTCGCGCCGAGCCCGTCGGCGGATCTGCATATCGGCAACCTGCGCACCGCCGTGCTGGCGTGGTTGTTCGCCCGGTCCACCGGCAGGCGGTTCCTGATGCGCGTCGAGGACCTCGACGACCGCACCCACACCGACATCGCCGACCACCAGCTCGCCGATCTGGCGGCACTGGGCGTCACCTGGGACGGCGACGCGACCCGCCAGACCGAACATCCCGAACGCTACGACGCGGTCGTGGACACCCTCGCCGGCCGCGGACTCCTGTTCGAATGTTTCTGCACGAGAAGAGATATCGCCCAGGCACCGCGTGCCCCCCATGCCCCCGAGGGCGCCTACCCCGGCACCTGCCGGGACCTGAGCGACGCCGACCGGGAACGGCGGCGTCACGAGACCGGGCGCCCACCCGCCCTGCGGCTGCGTTCCGACACGACGTCGCACACCGTGCACGACGTTCTGCACGGCGACTACACCGGGCTGGTCGACGACTTCGTCGTGCGCCGCGGCGACGGCGTCCCCGCCTACAACCTCGCCGTCGTCGTCGACGACGCGGCATCCGGTGTCGACCAGGTGGTGCGTGGTGACGATCTGCTCTCGTCGTCGCCGAGGCAGGCCTATCTCGCGCGACTCCTGGGCCACCCCGAGCCGGTGTACGCGCACGTACCGCTGGTCCTCAACGCCGACGGCGCCCGACTGGCCAAACGCGACGGCGCCGTCACGCTCGCGGAGATCGGACTGTCGAAGGCGCTCGCCCAGATCGCCGACTCTCTCGGATACACCGCGCGGTCGGTCGGGGACATGCTCGACGAGTTCGATCCCCGACGGTTACCGCGCGAGCCGTGGGTATACCAGCCGGGGTGA
- a CDS encoding microcompartment protein, protein MALSEAPSSAPTRTDIRVYLLVEDLQQQFAAYLGTPTRARGYPPYAGEHALIVEVSPALAIERVIDLALREVPGIQPGILYVERQFGVLEIHSGDLADVRRAGEAILTGTRSSASDQLRPRVLYHDVIEDITDQHAVILNRNRQASMVLPGQSLLVYEMTPALFAAVAANEAERAAPGLTLVDVQMIGAAGRLYISGSTEDVVVARDRITEVLAAIEGREH, encoded by the coding sequence GTGGCTCTTTCCGAGGCGCCGTCCTCTGCCCCGACACGGACCGACATCCGGGTCTACCTGTTGGTCGAGGATCTGCAGCAGCAGTTCGCCGCCTACCTGGGCACCCCGACCCGGGCCCGCGGCTACCCGCCGTACGCCGGTGAGCACGCGCTGATCGTCGAGGTGTCACCGGCGCTGGCCATCGAACGGGTCATCGACCTCGCACTGCGCGAGGTGCCGGGCATTCAGCCGGGAATCCTGTACGTGGAGCGGCAGTTCGGCGTACTGGAGATCCATTCGGGCGACCTGGCCGATGTGCGCCGCGCCGGCGAGGCGATCCTGACGGGCACGCGGAGCTCGGCGAGCGACCAGCTGCGGCCCAGGGTCCTCTACCACGACGTGATCGAGGACATCACCGATCAGCACGCGGTCATCCTGAACCGCAACCGGCAGGCCTCGATGGTGCTGCCCGGGCAGTCGCTGCTGGTCTACGAGATGACCCCCGCACTGTTCGCCGCCGTCGCGGCCAACGAGGCCGAACGCGCCGCACCCGGCCTCACCCTGGTCGACGTGCAGATGATCGGCGCGGCGGGCAGGCTCTACATCAGTGGCAGCACCGAAGACGTGGTGGTGGCGCGAGACCGCATCACCGAGGTCCTCGCAGCGATCGAAGGGCGGGAGCATTGA
- a CDS encoding BMC domain-containing protein: protein MAELRSFIFIDRLQPQTMSYLGTWIKGALPRAGVAAQIIEVAPGLDIEGVTDVALKHAEVQAGVLVVERQFGYLEFHGDTANVEAAADAALAELGRDAGSATAPQILASRIISSIDQQHAFLINRNKIGSMVLAGESLYVLEVSPASYAILATNEAEKAADVKVVDFRMIGATGRVYLSGSESDIRQAAAAAEEALARSVR, encoded by the coding sequence GTGGCTGAACTGCGTTCGTTCATCTTCATCGATCGGCTTCAGCCGCAGACGATGTCGTACCTGGGCACCTGGATCAAGGGCGCCCTGCCCCGCGCCGGCGTCGCCGCGCAGATCATCGAAGTGGCTCCCGGCCTCGACATCGAGGGCGTCACCGACGTCGCACTCAAGCACGCCGAGGTGCAGGCCGGCGTGCTGGTCGTCGAGCGTCAGTTCGGATATCTGGAGTTCCACGGCGACACCGCCAACGTCGAAGCCGCCGCCGACGCCGCCCTCGCCGAACTGGGCCGCGACGCCGGATCGGCCACTGCGCCGCAGATCCTGGCCTCCCGCATCATCTCCAGCATCGATCAGCAGCACGCATTCCTGATCAACCGCAACAAGATCGGGTCGATGGTGCTGGCCGGCGAGTCGCTGTACGTGCTCGAGGTGTCCCCTGCCTCCTACGCGATCCTGGCCACCAACGAGGCCGAGAAGGCCGCCGACGTGAAGGTCGTCGACTTCCGGATGATCGGCGCGACGGGCCGGGTGTACCTGTCCGGCAGCGAATCCGACATCCGCCAAGCCGCCGCGGCGGCCGAAGAGGCCCTCGCCCGGAGCGTGCGGTGA
- a CDS encoding phosphotransferase enzyme family protein, whose amino-acid sequence MTADFTDDQAVAEKALAAFDLPQGSALRLLNLSENATYAVEEPGCGHRSILRVHRKDYHRVDQIESELMWLDALRRDSDVTVPTVIPAHDGRRVVTVQHDGDERHVVHFEMVPGAEPDEDTVTSTAFHTLGCITAALHDHARSWQRPSGFSRFAWDWEHSLGGTPRWGRWRDAVGVGEHEADVLTRAEALLHRRLTDYGTGPDTFGLVHADLRLANLLVDDDTITVIDFDDCGMGWYFYDFGTAVSFFEDHPSVPEWQDAWVSGYRSRRPISAADEDMLASFILLRRLLLLAWMGTHSHSKESQAISVTYAAGSCTLAEHYLSSDGHRIF is encoded by the coding sequence TTGACGGCAGACTTCACCGACGACCAGGCCGTCGCCGAGAAGGCGCTGGCGGCGTTCGACCTGCCCCAGGGATCGGCTCTGCGGCTGCTCAACCTGTCGGAGAACGCGACCTACGCGGTCGAGGAGCCCGGCTGCGGGCACCGGTCCATCCTGCGGGTGCACCGCAAGGACTATCACCGTGTCGACCAGATCGAATCCGAGCTGATGTGGCTCGACGCGCTGCGCCGGGACAGCGACGTGACGGTGCCGACCGTGATCCCCGCCCACGACGGGCGCCGCGTGGTCACGGTGCAACACGACGGAGACGAACGGCACGTGGTCCACTTCGAGATGGTGCCCGGCGCCGAACCGGATGAGGACACGGTGACCTCCACCGCCTTCCACACGCTGGGCTGCATCACCGCCGCGCTGCACGACCACGCCCGCAGCTGGCAGCGACCGTCCGGGTTCAGCCGCTTCGCGTGGGACTGGGAGCACAGCCTCGGCGGAACCCCGCGGTGGGGCCGGTGGCGTGACGCCGTCGGCGTGGGCGAACACGAGGCCGACGTCCTCACCCGGGCCGAGGCACTGCTGCACCGGCGCCTCACCGACTACGGCACCGGCCCCGACACCTTCGGACTGGTCCACGCCGATCTGCGGCTGGCCAACCTGCTCGTCGACGACGACACGATCACCGTGATCGACTTCGACGACTGCGGAATGGGCTGGTACTTCTACGATTTCGGCACCGCGGTGTCATTCTTCGAGGATCATCCGTCGGTCCCCGAATGGCAGGACGCCTGGGTGAGCGGGTACCGCAGCCGTCGCCCGATCAGCGCTGCCGACGAGGACATGCTGGCCTCGTTCATCCTGCTGCGCCGACTGTTGCTGCTGGCGTGGATGGGCACCCACAGTCATTCCAAGGAGTCCCAGGCGATCTCGGTGACCTACGCGGCAGGCAGCTGCACACTCGCCGAGCACTACCTGAGCTCCGACGGACACCGAATTTTCTGA
- a CDS encoding amino acid ABC transporter ATP-binding protein: MTSETCVAAREVHKSFGPLDVLKGVSFTVPRGSATAIIGPSGSGKTTLLRTLNALDVADSGVITVGDVEIDFARPVPKDQLRRYQAQSGFVFQSHNLFPHKTVLQNLTEGPIVGQRRPRDEVEAEAVELLEQVGLKDKRDSYPFQLSGGQQQRVGIARALALKPKVVLFDEPTSALDPELVGEVLGVIRDLAVQGWTLVVVTHEIQFARGVSDQVLFTDQGVILEQGSPAEVIGDPKEERTRQFLQRILNPL; the protein is encoded by the coding sequence ATGACGAGCGAGACCTGCGTCGCCGCACGGGAGGTGCACAAATCGTTCGGGCCGCTGGACGTTCTCAAAGGCGTGTCGTTCACCGTGCCGCGCGGGTCGGCGACGGCGATCATCGGTCCGTCCGGCTCCGGCAAGACCACGTTGTTGCGCACCCTCAACGCCCTCGACGTCGCCGACTCTGGCGTGATCACCGTCGGTGACGTCGAGATCGACTTCGCCCGACCGGTGCCGAAGGACCAGCTGCGCCGCTACCAGGCGCAGAGCGGCTTCGTCTTCCAGTCGCACAACCTCTTTCCGCACAAGACGGTGCTGCAGAACCTCACCGAGGGGCCGATCGTCGGGCAGCGCCGACCCCGCGACGAGGTCGAGGCGGAGGCGGTCGAACTGCTCGAGCAGGTCGGGCTCAAGGACAAGCGCGACAGCTACCCGTTCCAGCTGTCGGGCGGCCAGCAGCAGCGGGTCGGGATCGCCCGCGCGTTGGCGCTCAAGCCCAAGGTGGTGCTGTTCGACGAGCCGACGTCGGCACTTGATCCCGAACTCGTCGGCGAGGTGCTCGGGGTGATCAGGGACCTCGCGGTGCAGGGCTGGACGCTGGTGGTGGTCACCCATGAGATCCAGTTCGCCCGAGGGGTTTCCGATCAGGTGCTGTTCACCGATCAGGGCGTGATCCTCGAACAGGGCTCCCCCGCCGAGGTCATCGGCGATCCGAAGGAGGAGCGGACGCGGCAGTTCCTGCAGCGGATCCTCAACCCGCTGTAG
- the fabG gene encoding 3-oxoacyl-ACP reductase FabG, whose product MFSSLQGRSAVVTGGSKGIGRGIAETFARAGINVVITARTQADIDRTVADLSGLAGSVTGVTADVTSPEDCRRVVETAVERNGGLDIVCPNAGIFPSGRLADLTPEDIEAVLGVNFKGTVYIVQAALDALTASGHGRVIITSSITGPVTGFPGWSHYGASKAAQLGFLRTAAIELAPKKITVNAVLPGNILTEGLIEMGQTYIDQMAAAVPAGKLGEVADIGNAALFFATDEASYITGQSLVVDGGQILPESPEALADL is encoded by the coding sequence ATGTTCAGTTCGTTGCAGGGCCGGTCGGCCGTCGTCACCGGAGGCAGCAAGGGCATCGGGCGGGGAATCGCCGAGACGTTCGCGCGCGCCGGCATCAACGTGGTCATCACCGCGCGCACGCAGGCCGACATCGACCGCACGGTCGCCGACCTGTCAGGGCTTGCCGGCTCCGTCACCGGTGTCACCGCCGATGTGACGAGCCCCGAGGACTGCCGCCGCGTCGTCGAGACGGCGGTGGAGCGCAACGGCGGACTGGACATCGTGTGCCCCAACGCCGGGATCTTCCCGTCCGGGCGGCTGGCCGACCTGACCCCCGAGGACATCGAGGCGGTCCTCGGCGTGAACTTCAAGGGCACCGTCTACATCGTGCAGGCCGCGCTGGACGCGCTGACCGCCAGTGGTCACGGCCGCGTGATCATCACCTCGTCCATCACCGGACCCGTCACCGGTTTCCCCGGCTGGTCGCACTACGGCGCGAGCAAGGCCGCCCAGCTCGGCTTCCTGCGCACCGCCGCGATCGAGTTGGCGCCGAAGAAGATCACCGTGAATGCCGTGCTGCCGGGCAACATCCTCACCGAGGGCCTGATCGAGATGGGCCAGACATACATCGACCAGATGGCCGCCGCGGTGCCCGCGGGCAAGCTCGGGGAGGTCGCCGACATCGGCAACGCCGCACTGTTCTTCGCCACCGACGAGGCGTCCTACATCACCGGGCAGTCCCTGGTGGTCGACGGAGGCCAGATCCTGCCCGAATCGCCGGAGGCGCTCGCCGACCTGTAG
- a CDS encoding BMC domain-containing protein: MASNAIGMIETKGYVAALAAADAMVKAANVTITDRKEVGDGLVAVIVTGEVGAVKAATEAGAETASQVGELVSVHVIPRPHNELGAHFSVAAQ, translated from the coding sequence ATGGCCAGCAACGCGATCGGAATGATCGAGACCAAGGGTTACGTCGCCGCGCTCGCAGCAGCCGACGCAATGGTCAAGGCCGCGAACGTGACCATCACCGACCGCAAAGAGGTGGGTGACGGTCTGGTGGCCGTCATCGTCACCGGCGAGGTCGGCGCCGTCAAGGCCGCCACCGAGGCGGGTGCCGAAACCGCTTCGCAGGTAGGCGAACTCGTCAGCGTGCACGTGATCCCGCGGCCGCACAACGAGCTCGGCGCACACTTCTCCGTCGCCGCACAGTAG
- a CDS encoding EutN/CcmL family microcompartment protein: MIRGTVIGQVWSTRRIDGIPAGAFLEVEVDGSGSRLIALDVLGSGVGEHVLVTQGSVAASWFTGTPPPVDALIIGSIDPTG, translated from the coding sequence ATGATCCGTGGCACGGTCATCGGTCAGGTCTGGTCGACCCGACGCATCGACGGCATCCCGGCCGGCGCCTTCCTCGAAGTCGAGGTGGACGGCTCCGGCTCCCGGCTGATCGCCTTAGACGTCCTCGGCAGCGGCGTCGGCGAACACGTGCTCGTCACCCAGGGCTCGGTGGCGGCGAGTTGGTTCACCGGCACCCCGCCGCCGGTCGACGCACTGATCATCGGCTCCATCGATCCCACCGGTTGA
- a CDS encoding GntR family transcriptional regulator produces MPTQTEDLRRRIVADINAGKPGTKLGSERELAERYRTSRSSLRQVLAALEEAGLVDRVIGRAGGIFISHAQVQRSLTDVVGVPAFLASQGYVAGTRVLSTKMTAPDATTQQALGISADDFVIEIQRLRLADGSPISLELAQFPAEVFPGLLEQQLGGSLYEILESEYGLVTARADERIEAVNATPEEANLLGIKSRSALLLITRIAYDQHDNPCEFSRDLFRGDRTRLAVTAQGRGVGVSPSVAAASVALHGPLAKAPSA; encoded by the coding sequence GTGCCCACTCAGACCGAAGATCTGCGGCGGCGCATCGTGGCCGACATCAACGCGGGCAAGCCCGGGACCAAACTGGGCAGCGAACGCGAGCTCGCCGAGCGTTACCGCACCAGCCGGTCGAGCCTGCGGCAGGTACTGGCCGCCCTCGAGGAGGCGGGGCTCGTCGACCGGGTCATCGGCCGCGCCGGCGGCATCTTCATCAGCCACGCACAGGTTCAGCGCAGCCTGACCGACGTCGTCGGGGTTCCGGCCTTCCTCGCCAGCCAGGGCTACGTCGCGGGGACCCGGGTGCTGTCGACCAAGATGACCGCACCCGACGCCACCACACAACAGGCCCTCGGGATCTCGGCCGACGACTTCGTCATCGAGATCCAGCGGTTGCGCCTGGCCGACGGTTCGCCGATCTCGTTGGAGCTGGCCCAGTTTCCGGCCGAGGTCTTCCCGGGGCTGCTCGAACAGCAGCTCGGCGGATCGCTCTACGAAATTCTGGAGAGCGAGTACGGACTGGTCACCGCGCGCGCCGACGAACGGATCGAGGCGGTCAACGCGACGCCCGAGGAGGCCAACCTGCTCGGCATCAAGTCCCGCTCGGCGCTGCTGCTCATCACTCGGATCGCCTACGACCAGCACGACAACCCGTGCGAGTTCTCCCGCGACCTGTTCCGCGGTGACCGGACCCGCCTGGCGGTGACCGCGCAGGGCCGTGGCGTCGGCGTCTCCCCATCGGTGGCCGCGGCGTCGGTCGCACTGCACGGCCCGCTCGCGAAAGCGCCGTCAGCGTAG
- a CDS encoding ABC transporter permease subunit (The N-terminal region of this protein, as described by TIGR01726, is a three transmembrane segment that identifies a subfamily of ABC transporter permease subunits, which specificities that include histidine, arginine, glutamine, glutamate, L-cystine (sic), the opines (in Agrobacterium) octopine and nopaline, etc.), whose product MGYSRRVLLAVLAALAVLLTACGSSGPGNAVESSGVLRVGTEGVYAPFSFHDPATGQLTGYDVDVARAVGEKLGVQVEFVETPWDSMFAALEANRFDVVANQVTITGERQQKYDLSEPYSIGEGVIVTRAGDSSITSLDDLEGKLAAQNTTSNWATVARDAGARIESVEGLTQAMALLSQGRVDVVVNDSLSIYAYLAETGDAGVTIAGTTGEKSEQGFAARKNSGLLPDLDAAVEELRSDGTLAEISQKYLKTNASGGQDAPQVQPRSALQLVLDNLWPLAKAALTMTIPLTVISFVIGLVIALGVALARLSSNVVLTNLARFYISVIRGTPLLVQLFIVFFALPEFGVRIDPFPAAVIAFSLNVGGYAAEIIRSAIQSIPKGQWEAAETIGLNYVGALRRIILPQATRVAVPPLSNTLISLVKDTSLASTILVTELLRQAQIIAAPTFEFFALYGTAAVYYWVICLVLSFGQARFERRLERYVAK is encoded by the coding sequence ATGGGCTACTCACGCAGAGTTCTGCTCGCGGTGCTCGCCGCGCTCGCAGTCCTGCTGACGGCGTGCGGCTCGTCGGGACCCGGTAACGCGGTGGAGTCCTCGGGCGTGCTGCGCGTCGGAACCGAGGGCGTCTACGCGCCGTTCAGCTTTCACGACCCCGCGACCGGTCAGCTCACCGGATACGACGTCGACGTGGCGCGCGCTGTCGGCGAGAAGCTCGGTGTGCAGGTCGAATTCGTCGAGACGCCGTGGGACTCGATGTTCGCCGCGTTGGAGGCCAACCGCTTCGACGTCGTCGCGAACCAGGTGACCATCACCGGTGAGCGGCAGCAGAAGTACGACCTGTCGGAGCCGTATTCGATCGGCGAGGGCGTGATCGTGACCCGGGCCGGCGACTCCTCGATCACGTCGCTGGACGACCTCGAAGGCAAGCTCGCCGCCCAGAACACCACCAGCAACTGGGCGACCGTCGCCCGCGACGCCGGCGCACGCATCGAATCGGTGGAGGGGCTCACCCAGGCGATGGCCCTGCTCAGCCAGGGCCGCGTCGATGTCGTGGTCAACGACAGCCTGTCGATCTACGCCTACCTCGCCGAAACCGGCGACGCCGGTGTCACGATCGCCGGCACCACTGGGGAGAAGAGCGAACAGGGATTCGCGGCGCGGAAGAACTCCGGGCTGCTGCCCGACCTCGACGCGGCCGTCGAGGAGCTGCGGTCCGACGGCACGCTGGCCGAGATCTCGCAGAAGTACCTCAAGACCAACGCCTCCGGCGGGCAGGACGCACCGCAGGTCCAGCCGCGCTCGGCGCTGCAGCTCGTGCTCGACAACCTGTGGCCGCTGGCGAAGGCCGCGCTGACGATGACGATCCCGCTGACGGTCATCAGCTTCGTTATCGGGCTGGTGATCGCGCTCGGGGTGGCGTTGGCACGCCTGTCGTCGAATGTGGTCCTGACCAATCTGGCGCGGTTCTACATCTCGGTCATTCGCGGCACCCCGCTGCTGGTGCAGTTGTTCATCGTGTTCTTCGCGCTGCCCGAGTTCGGCGTCAGGATCGATCCGTTCCCCGCGGCGGTGATCGCGTTCAGCCTCAACGTCGGTGGCTACGCCGCCGAGATCATCCGGTCGGCGATCCAGAGCATCCCGAAGGGTCAGTGGGAGGCTGCGGAGACGATCGGGCTGAACTACGTCGGCGCGCTGCGCCGGATCATCCTGCCGCAGGCCACCCGGGTCGCGGTGCCGCCGCTGTCGAACACGTTGATCTCACTGGTCAAAGATACTTCCCTCGCGTCAACGATTTTGGTCACCGAACTGCTGCGGCAGGCCCAGATCATCGCGGCCCCGACGTTCGAGTTCTTCGCGCTCTACGGCACCGCCGCGGTGTACTACTGGGTGATCTGCCTGGTGCTGTCGTTCGGGCAGGCGAGATTCGAACGCCGACTGGAAAGGTATGTGGCGAAATGA
- a CDS encoding flavin monoamine oxidase family protein — MASDEADVLIVGAGISGLIAARTVLAAGLTPLVVEADTRVGGRVLTEELAGLPMELGAQWIGDTHHRMFALAAELGVDTYPQYDDGETSYELAGTGVLRGNDFHERFADELAELEKVLRRLDELAAEVSPATPWTAPHAAEWDAVTAGAWYDEQGLSPVARTLLEICTVGILAVPTVEVSFLHLLFTIQTCGVTAELFAESEGGAQTTRFVGGTAEIPKRLAALISDHIVLDSPVQLIEHAADSVTLHCRGGRIARGRRVIVAVSPTLAGRIMYDPPLSGYRDQLTQRMPNSAAMKAFFVYDEPFWRADGLNGQLISDIGPARMSNDTCIQGDDHGVILLFLEGEQARTHSRWSEEERREALTAELVRHFGDRAARPSHYVDGEWGSRQWTRGCYNANCGPLVWTTYGAALAEPIGVIHWASTDTAVEWSAYMEGAVEAGERAAREVIGSLARRR, encoded by the coding sequence ATGGCCAGTGATGAAGCGGACGTACTGATCGTCGGCGCCGGGATCTCCGGGTTGATCGCCGCCCGCACGGTGTTGGCCGCCGGGCTGACGCCGCTCGTCGTCGAGGCCGACACCCGCGTCGGCGGCCGGGTGCTGACCGAGGAACTCGCCGGATTGCCGATGGAGCTCGGCGCGCAGTGGATCGGTGACACCCACCACCGGATGTTCGCGCTCGCCGCCGAACTCGGCGTCGACACCTACCCACAGTACGACGACGGCGAGACCTCCTATGAGCTTGCCGGCACAGGCGTGTTGCGCGGCAACGACTTCCACGAACGCTTCGCCGACGAGCTGGCCGAACTGGAGAAGGTGCTGCGGCGTCTCGACGAACTCGCCGCGGAGGTCTCCCCGGCGACGCCGTGGACCGCCCCGCACGCCGCCGAGTGGGACGCCGTCACCGCCGGAGCGTGGTACGACGAGCAGGGCCTCTCGCCGGTCGCGCGCACGCTGCTGGAGATCTGCACGGTCGGGATCCTCGCTGTCCCGACCGTCGAGGTGTCGTTCCTGCACCTGCTGTTCACCATTCAGACCTGCGGGGTGACCGCCGAACTGTTCGCCGAGTCCGAAGGCGGTGCGCAGACGACCCGATTCGTCGGTGGCACCGCGGAGATCCCGAAGCGGCTTGCGGCGTTGATCTCCGACCACATCGTGCTCGACTCCCCGGTGCAGCTCATCGAGCACGCCGCCGACAGCGTCACGCTGCACTGCCGCGGCGGCCGCATCGCACGGGGCCGGCGGGTCATCGTCGCGGTGTCCCCGACGCTGGCCGGGCGCATCATGTACGACCCGCCGCTGTCGGGGTACCGCGATCAGCTCACGCAGCGGATGCCGAACTCGGCCGCGATGAAGGCGTTCTTCGTCTACGACGAACCGTTCTGGCGCGCCGACGGACTCAACGGCCAACTCATCTCCGACATCGGGCCGGCGCGGATGAGCAATGACACCTGCATCCAGGGCGACGATCACGGAGTGATCCTGCTGTTCCTCGAAGGCGAGCAGGCCCGCACGCACAGTCGCTGGTCCGAGGAGGAACGTCGCGAGGCGTTGACCGCCGAGCTCGTGCGCCATTTCGGCGACCGCGCGGCCCGTCCGTCGCACTACGTCGACGGCGAGTGGGGCAGCCGCCAGTGGACGCGCGGGTGCTACAACGCCAACTGCGGGCCGCTGGTGTGGACCACCTACGGGGCCGCGCTCGCCGAACCGATCGGCGTGATCCACTGGGCGTCCACCGACACGGCCGTGGAATGGAGCGCCTACATGGAGGGCGCGGTGGAGGCCGGTGAGCGTGCAGCCCGTGAGGTCATCGGGTCGCTGGCACGCCGGCGCTGA